The window GCCAATTGAATAATTAgtcaaataattgatttaatttgttaattagttgattttggTGGATTGTTTCCATCTAGATAATATCATGGTAATTAACATAAGGAAATTCAATATTTGTTTGATCTAATTTTTGGCTTTTCCTTAATTGGATggaattttaaagaatattctcttaatatgctttcatgttttaattttaaggtttaattgaaaattgtctatattttatttggtgtGTTATGGAATTATTTCCTAGATATATACCTAAGGAAAAGACATgagtttttcaattgttttaaacctttaaaattttcgaaaattacatgtataataattggatggattttaattggaatcctattcctagtttgaattttgtctttaatatgatgtaggtgaattttatttcatctagataacatcggtttaattaaagaagtgaaaaattcATTTGGCATTAACATGCTActtaaatcctaaattattaaagtgttaaatgattaattggattttaattggaattcaattcctagtttaatttgaattttatctttaattttgatgaaggtgaatttgtttcatctagataacatcaaatgtgatttaaaggtatgaaaattcatagagcattaattttgctattaaaatccttaattatttattaagttgaattttgtctttaattttgatgaaggtgaattttatttcatctagaaaacatcattttgaattaaagatgTAATAAGATTCTTCTTgtcatgtgattttatttgaaagctatgagaattttaattctcaaatttaattggtgtgttttaaatggatttagtcttaattggATAAATGCGGATTTATATATCCAAGTGGGCATTTTAAATTGAGACTTAGCTAATCTTTTATGATATACACCTAgacattaattttaggataaGGATGGATTAATTCTATCTAAGTAAAtcctaatagtattaaaaggtaattctaataatcaagatacgttattttaactaataatgtaTGATTGTTTAAGATTGGACTTAATGTCTAGATAATCTTGTTTATGTGAAgatagaattttaattctatctatttattttagatgcttaattaaatgatcaaGTTTCGTCATTATGTTTATGTGAACCTTATGTAAATgtgtttacatgttttattgatgaatgatggatatttaatttgagttatgattttatttgttaaaatctaGTTTAACTCGTGCATCGCCTATGTACTTATTGCCTTGCATGCATAGCTAgtacatgtttaattattctttgaaTGTGGATACCTGCCTTATCTGCTTAAgtgataattaaactattaaaaccaccaacaagaaaatatgaagcgATAATTACAACACGTTTGTATATGGCCTCCATAAAATTGGTCTTAGTGCGAAGTAGTGACCGGCCTGTCTTTACGGGAGGAACATTACCAGTTCGTAAGTTTTGACTTCTCTAGATAAAGGTTattaaaatcgtaaaattagtttttcagtAATATCGCGACTGGTCTTTACCGGAGCAATATTGCTGCGAAATTATAAggattgtattttaataatgcttAGAGGGAGCTATAGGAGGAGGTGCTTGTCCGGTTCGACCTTTCTTTAGAGGAGTTCACGCACAAGTAAAGAATCCTTAGTGCttaattttatggttatacgcTTTAGCATTGTTAGTCAGCCATGCCATTCttatggtctctggactatctgTCGACATTGTGGccagtaaaaataatgaatttcttGCATGAATAAGACTCGGCTTCCTAGTAGAAGAACGTTTGTGCTTGATTTTTGTGgatgtaaaattgatgaattgttttgtggttatttgcaattccttgaaattttacatgtttatattattggtatTTATTCTCAGCTTGAACGAAAGATGATTgatacttgggatatttactATGCCATACTTAGTTCGAGGAAGCATGACTCTGAATTGTTTAAGGAATGGAAAAGTAAGCTTGATGTTGATCGTTTGATCAATGACTTGAGGTTGATTCTCAGCAAGAATCGTCCGCCCACATACCATCTACAAGGAGAGGACAAGGAGTTTCGTGATCAGTGGCATACCGCGGAATGTCATCTCAAGGGCTTCCTTTTAGCCGGTGTTGGCAATGCCCTTGAGAGGTTTGACAAACCCAAAAGGCCGTTGGTCAACAAGCCCAAGTGGTTTGAAGAAAAGTCCTCTAAGGTAAGAGCTGGTCGCGCTGTGGAGCATTTAAGGAGTGAGGTATTGGAAGAGGGCCATGATGTGGGCAAATACGTCCTAGTCATGCATGGCTATTTCCATGAACTTCTATTATCGGGGGGGAAAGTTGACCCAGAAACCCAGAAGATAATGATCCTTGATGGGCTTCCAGATAGCTTTAATGAAGTCAgagatgaaattttgtttagcGACAAAACGTTTTCAATTCTGGAACTTTATAACAAGCTTGTGAATGCTCAAACTGAGATGAGAAAAAGGGGTGGACTTTTGAGATGATCATGTTCAAGTCAGAAGagtttatttttgcttttatgtttacattgttgaattttaagagtttttgatattgtttggttttgatatcatatggattattgatatggaattttattcctagtttatcaattgtgtttttggattatcgatgtcattttataatgcttgcattattagataaatgaagttttgattatccaattatttatgacATCAAATGTAACatggttaatatcaaaatgtttacttgtgattaaatttgttgattcaattattatgaagttttcttctagaaatattgattattaagtTTCTTTAATCCTTAAGTCTTTTGaaccattattttgttgatgagtcaatagaacattaatgttcgacatggattcaatacaaaataaaatgatcttatgATCGCGTTTGTTCA is drawn from Salvia hispanica cultivar TCC Black 2014 chromosome 6, UniMelb_Shisp_WGS_1.0, whole genome shotgun sequence and contains these coding sequences:
- the LOC125194907 gene encoding uncharacterized protein LOC125194907: MIDTWDIYYAILSSRKHDSELFKEWKSKLDVDRLINDLRLILSKNRPPTYHLQGEDKEFRDQWHTAECHLKGFLLAGVGNALERFDKPKRPLVNKPKWFEEKSSKVRAGRAVEHLRSEVLEEGHDVGKYVLVMHGYFHELLLSGGKVDPETQKIMILDGLPDSFNEVRDEILFSDKTFSILELYNKLVNAQTEMRKRGGLLR